TACGTTTCGTGTCAAACTTTGATTTGGGCTCAATTCCGAATATCGTCGCTCGCAGGTTAGCACTAGCGGTGACAAAGTCCAGCGTATCCACATCGTCCTTATCAAACACTAGGATGGGTTTGACGTCGCTCTTTGTTGTATCTAGAAGTGTCTTCAACCTTTTACTCAGTCGATCCAAGCTGCGATAAATGTCAGTCAAAAGAATAACACTTGTTGAACGAGGGATAAGTCTAACCTGTCCTTAAAAACGACCAAGTCCTCGGCCAAAGTCCAGACTTTTTGATCGTTACAGGAAATTGTAGGCTCAATTGTCGAAGTCTCTTCCTGTATCTTCTCAAAGTCCAGGGGTTCCGGGGCCTTCCGCATCTTCCACATATCCTCCATACCACGTAGTCGGTCTATGTCCTCCTTGAAAACCTTTGTGAATACTTTGTGAGCGAATTCAGGGGAGCCCATTGATTCGCGGATTTCCTTGAGAGCCTGTGCCTCTTTTCGTAGATTCGCAATCTCTTCCGCTGGGCAGAGTTAGCGATATTGCCCAAGACTGTATGGAAATTCACCAATATGACCCACCATTATTGACATCTTCAGTACTATCCAACTCTGGCGTCTCGTCCTCACTTGTCCCAAAAAGCTCGCTAGACCTGTTCAGTTTATATCTTGCTGAATATAACCCCTCCAATAACTTACGGGAAAAGATAGCTTTTCGCCCAGACGATACAATGAATAGGTTGGCTCGGTGTACTGCGGATAGTGCATACTGGGAATGACTTGGAGACTTCCTTCGAGTTGCAATCGTAGCATTCGGTTTGGCCCTGTCGGTGGTCAATTAAGCCCAGCACACCCATGTGGACGAATCGGGTCGCCCCCATATCCTACCTTCTTGATAACCTGAACCTGACCGTTAAATCCGGTAGTTCCGCTCTCGATCAATGGCACATCAGCCGCTAGACACATCCTGTTGACATGACGACGGGCGTCTAGGTTGTCAAGCGCATTGAAGACCACGTCGAAAGTCGCGAACCAATCCACGTTGAAACGGCTATCCTTGATGTTCGCATGATAGGCCTCGAGCTTTGCGCTTGGTTGGAACTTTTGGGCAACTTCCTTCGCGACCTGTGCTCAGAAAAAGACCTTCGTCAGCTTCGCTTCGTCGTGAGACGATGAAAGGTGCCGGAAGAGTATCAGGGTGGCACGTTGCGCAGGTGACGCCACGGGCGGGGCAGGATGGGTGGACGGTTCAGTGTGTGACGCACCAATGCCTTTGATTTTTTAATGTGTTCAAAGCGGAAGAGAAACTGACGATTCAAATTGCTCAGGTCGATGGTATCAAGATCGATGATGTGGATTTCGCCGAACCCAGAGAGCAAGAGGTTCTTTAGCAGCTCGCAGCCGATACCACCGGCGCCCACGAGGAGTACGCGCGACTAGAGAGGATGACATGAATTAGCTTCTAACATAAGAATAAGCACACAGTCAGGGCCAGAAGAATTGAATACCTCTTTTAAGCGTCTGGACAAGGTCCCGAGCGAGCGCTTGGAGTAGGTGTCTCGCGGCATGATTGAGGGCGCGAGAGCGATGAGAAGGTGAAATGAGTGGCAGCTGAGGTCAGAACAGGGCGACAGTCATCGCCAAATGAGAGAGAATCCAGCAA
The sequence above is a segment of the Aspergillus oryzae RIB40 DNA, chromosome 3 genome. Coding sequences within it:
- a CDS encoding E1 ubiquitin-activating protein ubaB (SMT3/SUMO-activating complex, catalytic component UBA2), whose translation is MVRSVSEHESRLSCEWTNLLYNACLYTVLPPQIPSNVLFPSREATSRVLLVGAGGIGCELLKNLLLSGFGEIHIIDLDTIDLSNLNRQFLFRFEHIKKSKALVAKEVAQKFQPSAKLEAYHANIKDSRFNVDWFATFDVVFNALDNLDARRHVNRMCLAADVPLIESGTTGFNGQVQVIKKGQTECYDCNSKEVSKSFPVCTIRSTPSQPIHCIVWAKSYLFPELFGTSEDETPELDSTEDVNNAEEIANLRKEAQALKEIRESMGSPEFAHKVFTKVFKEDIDRLRGMEDMWKMRKAPEPLDFEKIQEETSTIEPTISCNDQKVWTLAEDLVVFKDSLDRLSKRLKTLLDTTKSDVKPILVFDKDDVDTLDFVTASANLRATIFGIEPKSKFDTKQMAGNIIPAIATTNAMTAGLCVLQAFKVLKDDYAHAKMIFLERSGARAINSDSLKPPNPNCPVCSVAQARVKIDPERATINDLVQDVLRLQLGYGEELSVSNELGTIYDPDLEDNLTKKLSELGVSNESLITIIDEEDEQPRVNLELVVVTEKPESSTGEQKPITLVKVPEIPRKPRAPTPTVGEHVNGSSDPNKRKRNAEEAGLTNGEDRSKRVASMSVADGDGSNPIVLDETEGGAILIDD